Proteins encoded together in one Antennarius striatus isolate MH-2024 chromosome 13, ASM4005453v1, whole genome shotgun sequence window:
- the wdr44 gene encoding WD repeat-containing protein 44 isoform X1 yields MASDTSDTDEFYDAPEDVNFSPSPKVLSTKFVIPSPQKSLNAATEASCEAAPSQQEDSIKIIDSIIEESQRGNDGDVAPLLGELQVEPQEANNAQDVPVVFEAPPLKAQVAEGQENQPESVETNGATSDPAPEPTEAPGPSAEPQESVQPPDITSTIGQNQPNGAVVVGQQEQEQRPADILEQVTLADRQAESDSSGPIKPPRQFAVEPDIVASTKKAPPSRPPLPSGGPPPRPPPPSWQTLPSKKSQECLSLSGLEVSAVSAVGSNSLEPSGLLSPSSTVRSLTKELQHSLDLASATSGDKVVTAQENEDEQAQAQSGAQTPGPQRPRSNSGRELTDEEILASVMIKNLDTGEEIPLIQAEEKLPAGINPLTLHIMRRTKEYITNDAAQSDDDDKSQAPLADTDGGKLKQKTTQFKKFLGKSVKKAKHFAEEYGEKAVNKVKSVRDEVFHTDQDDPSSSDDEGMPYTRPAKFKAAHSFKGPFDFDQIKVVQDLSGEHMGAVWTMKFSYCGRLLATAGQDNMVRIWVLKTAFDYFNNMRIKYNTEGRVSPSPSQESLCSSKSDDPGVVLSSQASCVPEDPETEDRNAPFRQVPFCKYKGHTADLLDLSWSKNFFLLSSSMDKTVRLWHISRRECLCCFQHIDFVTAIAFHPRDDRYFLSGSLDGKLRLWNIPDKKVALWNEVDGQTRLITAANFCQNGKYAVIGTYDGRCIFYDTERLKYHTQIHVRSTRGRNKVGRKITGIEPLPGENKILVTSNDSRIRLYDLRDLSLSMKYKGYVNSSSQIKASFSHDYSFIVSGSEDKYVYIWSTYHDLSKFTSVRRDRNDFWEGIKAHNAVVTSAIFAPQPGLIVPQETGAEKLAEECKSLDSTESETIPSGALKTDHTEVLLSADFTGAIKVFINVKKY; encoded by the exons ATGGCGTCAGATACAAGTGACACCGACGAATTCTATGATGCTCCAGAGGACGTTAATTTCTCTCCATCACCAAAAGT gtTGTCTACAAAGTTTGTCATTCCTTCTCCTCAG AAATCATTAAATGCTGCAACAGAAGCAAGCTGTGAAGCGGCTCCATCTCAACAGGAAGATTCCATAAAG ATCATTGACAGCATCATTGAAGAGAGTCAAAGGGGAAATGATGGTGATGTAGCACCATTGTTAGGTGAACTTCAGGTTGAACCACAGGAAGCTAATAATGCTCAGGATGTCCCAGTGGTGTTTGAAGCACCACCACTCAAAGCTCAGGTTGCAGAGGGCCAAGAGAATCAACCAGAAAGCGTAGAAACAAACGGAGCAACTTCTGACCCTGCTCCTGAACCCACAGAAGCACCAGGACCATCAGCTGAACCACAAGAGAGCGTTCAGCCCCCGGACATCACAAGCACCATTGGACAGAATCAGCCAAATGGGGCTGTTGTGGTTGGAcaacaggagcaggagcagagacCTGCAGATATTTTAGAGCAGGTCACAttagcagacagacaggctgaaTCCGACTCCTCCGGGCCCATAAAACCTCCACGGCAGTTTGCAGTTGAGCCAGACATTGTAGCTAGCACAAAAAAGGCTCCACCCTCACGCCCACCCCTTCCCAGCGGAGGTCCTCCTCCAAGACCACCTCCACCCTCTTGGCAGACTCTACCGTCCAAGAAGTCTCAAGAGTGTCTGAGCCTGAGTGGTCTGGAAG TGTCTGCGGTCAGTGCAGTCGGCAGCAATTCTCTGGAGCCTTCTGGCCTGCTGTCCCCAAGCAGCACAGTGAGAAGTCTAACCAAAGAACTGCAGCATTCCCTGGATCTCGCCAGTGCCACCAGTGGAGACAAGGTGGTGACTGCACAG GAAAATGAGGATGAGCAGGCCCAGGCTCAGAGCGGAGCACAAACTCCAGGCCCTCAGCGTCCACGTTCCAACTCTGGGAGAGAACTGACTGATGAA GAAATCCTGGCCAGTGTCATGATCAAGAATCTGGACACTGGGGAAGAGATACCTCTAATTCAGGCAGAGGAGAAACTTCCTGCAGGGATAAACCCTCTCACTCTTCACATCATGAGAAGGACCAAGGAGTACATTAC gaACGATGCAGCGCAGTCTGATGACGATGACAAGTCTCAGGCTCCTCTGGCAGATACAGATGGAGGGAAACTGAAACAGAAAAC AACCCAGTTTAAGAAGTTCCTTGGCAAATCTGTGAAGAAAGCAAAGCATTTCGCTGAGGAGTATGGAGAGAAGGCAGTTAACAAAGTCAAAAGTGTGCGTGATGaag TGTTCCATACAGATCAGGATGATCCATCATCGAGTGACGATGAGGGCATGCCTTATACCAGACCCGCCAAGTTCAAGGCAGCACACAGCTTCAAGGGTCCCTTTGACTTCGATCAGATTAAAGTTGTGCAGGACCTGAGTGGAGAACACATG GGAGCTGTTTGGACAATGAAATTCTCTTACTGTGGGAGGCTGCTAGCAACTGCAGGCCAGGACAACATGGTCCGGATCTGGGTCTTAAAGACTGCATTCGACTACTTCAATAACATGAGAATAAAGTACAACACTGAAG GTCGGGTTTCACCTTCTCCTTCTCAGGAAAGTTTATGCTCCTCTAAATCTGATGATCCTGGG GTTGTTCTCTCATCCCAGGCAAGTTGTGTTCCAGAGGACCCAGAGACAGAAGACAGGAATGCCCCCTTCCGTCAGGTTCCATTCTGCAAGTATAAAGGTCATACAGCTGACCTTTTAGACCTGTCCTGGTCAAAG AACTTcttcctgctctcctcctccatggATAAAACAGTCAGGTTATGGCACATATCCAGGAGGGAATGCCTGTGCTGCTTTCAACACATTGATTTTGTCACAGCCATCGCTTTTCATCCCAGA GATGACAGGTACTTTTTAAGTGGCTCTCTGGATGGAAAACTGCGGCTCTGGAATATTCCAGACAAGAAGGTAGCCCTGTGGAATGAAGTGGATGGACAAACACGCCTCATCACTGCAGCCAACTTCTGTCAAAATGGGAAATACGCCGTCATCGGCACCTACGATGGCCGCTGCATCTTTTATGATACGGAG CGTCTGAAATACCACACTCAAATTCATGTGAGGTCGACCAGAGGCAGGAACAAAGTAGGACGAAAAATTACAGGCATTGAGCCTCTACCTGGGGAGAACAAG ATTCTGGTAACTTCAAACGATTCCCGCATTCGTCTTTACGACCTGAGGGACCTGTCCTTGTCCATGAAATACAAAGGCTATGTGAACAGCAGCAGCCAGATCAAGGCCAGCTTCAG TCATGACTACTCCTTCATAGTTAGTGGCTCAGAAGACAAGTACGTTTATATCTGGAGCACCTATCACGACCTGAGCAAATTCACATCAGTGCGACGGGACCGCAATGACTTCTGGGAAGGGATTAAAG CACACAATGCTGTTGTCACCTCAGCCATTTTTGCACCCCAACCTGGCCTTATTGTTCCTCAAGAGACTGGAGCAGAGAAGCTAGCAGAAGAGTGCAAGAGTTTGGATTCAACAGAGTCTGAAACCATACCCTCAG GAGCCCTGAAGACCGATCATACAGAGGTTCTTCTCTCTGCTGACTTCACTGGAGCCATCAAAGTTTTCATCAATGTCAAAAAGTATTGA
- the wdr44 gene encoding WD repeat-containing protein 44 isoform X2 gives MASDTSDTDEFYDAPEDVNFSPSPKVLSTKFVIPSPQKSLNAATEASCEAAPSQQEDSIKIIDSIIEESQRGNDGDVAPLLGELQVEPQEANNAQDVPVVFEAPPLKAQVAEGQENQPESVETNGATSDPAPEPTEAPGPSAEPQESVQPPDITSTIGQNQPNGAVVVGQQEQEQRPADILEQVTLADRQAESDSSGPIKPPRQFAVEPDIVASTKKAPPSRPPLPSGGPPPRPPPPSWQTLPSKKSQECLSLSGLEVSAVSAVGSNSLEPSGLLSPSSTVRSLTKELQHSLDLASATSGDKVVTAQENEDEQAQAQSGAQTPGPQRPRSNSGRELTDEEILASVMIKNLDTGEEIPLIQAEEKLPAGINPLTLHIMRRTKEYITNDAAQSDDDDKSQAPLADTDGGKLKQKTTQFKKFLGKSVKKAKHFAEEYGEKAVNKVKSVRDEVFHTDQDDPSSSDDEGMPYTRPAKFKAAHSFKGPFDFDQIKVVQDLSGEHMGAVWTMKFSYCGRLLATAGQDNMVRIWVLKTAFDYFNNMRIKYNTEGRVSPSPSQESLCSSKSDDPGASCVPEDPETEDRNAPFRQVPFCKYKGHTADLLDLSWSKNFFLLSSSMDKTVRLWHISRRECLCCFQHIDFVTAIAFHPRDDRYFLSGSLDGKLRLWNIPDKKVALWNEVDGQTRLITAANFCQNGKYAVIGTYDGRCIFYDTERLKYHTQIHVRSTRGRNKVGRKITGIEPLPGENKILVTSNDSRIRLYDLRDLSLSMKYKGYVNSSSQIKASFSHDYSFIVSGSEDKYVYIWSTYHDLSKFTSVRRDRNDFWEGIKAHNAVVTSAIFAPQPGLIVPQETGAEKLAEECKSLDSTESETIPSGALKTDHTEVLLSADFTGAIKVFINVKKY, from the exons ATGGCGTCAGATACAAGTGACACCGACGAATTCTATGATGCTCCAGAGGACGTTAATTTCTCTCCATCACCAAAAGT gtTGTCTACAAAGTTTGTCATTCCTTCTCCTCAG AAATCATTAAATGCTGCAACAGAAGCAAGCTGTGAAGCGGCTCCATCTCAACAGGAAGATTCCATAAAG ATCATTGACAGCATCATTGAAGAGAGTCAAAGGGGAAATGATGGTGATGTAGCACCATTGTTAGGTGAACTTCAGGTTGAACCACAGGAAGCTAATAATGCTCAGGATGTCCCAGTGGTGTTTGAAGCACCACCACTCAAAGCTCAGGTTGCAGAGGGCCAAGAGAATCAACCAGAAAGCGTAGAAACAAACGGAGCAACTTCTGACCCTGCTCCTGAACCCACAGAAGCACCAGGACCATCAGCTGAACCACAAGAGAGCGTTCAGCCCCCGGACATCACAAGCACCATTGGACAGAATCAGCCAAATGGGGCTGTTGTGGTTGGAcaacaggagcaggagcagagacCTGCAGATATTTTAGAGCAGGTCACAttagcagacagacaggctgaaTCCGACTCCTCCGGGCCCATAAAACCTCCACGGCAGTTTGCAGTTGAGCCAGACATTGTAGCTAGCACAAAAAAGGCTCCACCCTCACGCCCACCCCTTCCCAGCGGAGGTCCTCCTCCAAGACCACCTCCACCCTCTTGGCAGACTCTACCGTCCAAGAAGTCTCAAGAGTGTCTGAGCCTGAGTGGTCTGGAAG TGTCTGCGGTCAGTGCAGTCGGCAGCAATTCTCTGGAGCCTTCTGGCCTGCTGTCCCCAAGCAGCACAGTGAGAAGTCTAACCAAAGAACTGCAGCATTCCCTGGATCTCGCCAGTGCCACCAGTGGAGACAAGGTGGTGACTGCACAG GAAAATGAGGATGAGCAGGCCCAGGCTCAGAGCGGAGCACAAACTCCAGGCCCTCAGCGTCCACGTTCCAACTCTGGGAGAGAACTGACTGATGAA GAAATCCTGGCCAGTGTCATGATCAAGAATCTGGACACTGGGGAAGAGATACCTCTAATTCAGGCAGAGGAGAAACTTCCTGCAGGGATAAACCCTCTCACTCTTCACATCATGAGAAGGACCAAGGAGTACATTAC gaACGATGCAGCGCAGTCTGATGACGATGACAAGTCTCAGGCTCCTCTGGCAGATACAGATGGAGGGAAACTGAAACAGAAAAC AACCCAGTTTAAGAAGTTCCTTGGCAAATCTGTGAAGAAAGCAAAGCATTTCGCTGAGGAGTATGGAGAGAAGGCAGTTAACAAAGTCAAAAGTGTGCGTGATGaag TGTTCCATACAGATCAGGATGATCCATCATCGAGTGACGATGAGGGCATGCCTTATACCAGACCCGCCAAGTTCAAGGCAGCACACAGCTTCAAGGGTCCCTTTGACTTCGATCAGATTAAAGTTGTGCAGGACCTGAGTGGAGAACACATG GGAGCTGTTTGGACAATGAAATTCTCTTACTGTGGGAGGCTGCTAGCAACTGCAGGCCAGGACAACATGGTCCGGATCTGGGTCTTAAAGACTGCATTCGACTACTTCAATAACATGAGAATAAAGTACAACACTGAAG GTCGGGTTTCACCTTCTCCTTCTCAGGAAAGTTTATGCTCCTCTAAATCTGATGATCCTGGG GCAAGTTGTGTTCCAGAGGACCCAGAGACAGAAGACAGGAATGCCCCCTTCCGTCAGGTTCCATTCTGCAAGTATAAAGGTCATACAGCTGACCTTTTAGACCTGTCCTGGTCAAAG AACTTcttcctgctctcctcctccatggATAAAACAGTCAGGTTATGGCACATATCCAGGAGGGAATGCCTGTGCTGCTTTCAACACATTGATTTTGTCACAGCCATCGCTTTTCATCCCAGA GATGACAGGTACTTTTTAAGTGGCTCTCTGGATGGAAAACTGCGGCTCTGGAATATTCCAGACAAGAAGGTAGCCCTGTGGAATGAAGTGGATGGACAAACACGCCTCATCACTGCAGCCAACTTCTGTCAAAATGGGAAATACGCCGTCATCGGCACCTACGATGGCCGCTGCATCTTTTATGATACGGAG CGTCTGAAATACCACACTCAAATTCATGTGAGGTCGACCAGAGGCAGGAACAAAGTAGGACGAAAAATTACAGGCATTGAGCCTCTACCTGGGGAGAACAAG ATTCTGGTAACTTCAAACGATTCCCGCATTCGTCTTTACGACCTGAGGGACCTGTCCTTGTCCATGAAATACAAAGGCTATGTGAACAGCAGCAGCCAGATCAAGGCCAGCTTCAG TCATGACTACTCCTTCATAGTTAGTGGCTCAGAAGACAAGTACGTTTATATCTGGAGCACCTATCACGACCTGAGCAAATTCACATCAGTGCGACGGGACCGCAATGACTTCTGGGAAGGGATTAAAG CACACAATGCTGTTGTCACCTCAGCCATTTTTGCACCCCAACCTGGCCTTATTGTTCCTCAAGAGACTGGAGCAGAGAAGCTAGCAGAAGAGTGCAAGAGTTTGGATTCAACAGAGTCTGAAACCATACCCTCAG GAGCCCTGAAGACCGATCATACAGAGGTTCTTCTCTCTGCTGACTTCACTGGAGCCATCAAAGTTTTCATCAATGTCAAAAAGTATTGA
- the zgc:163098 gene encoding U2 snRNP-associated SURP motif-containing protein translates to MADRKGHPVTPAKTLTKKDQKELKKKEEEKTAEVFEEFLASFESSEKKRLKSFVRGGIANATKEEEAADITKGKLYRPSTKYVPASQQVSPVSPSESKKTTFKRKADEKKKSNLELFKEELKIIQEEREERHRRKKNDPGGGREGPGGGRGFGDLDLSLLGRSALYDDLNVPTTTNIYINSISPKMNEEILCKEFAKYGPLASVKIMWPRTDDERCRTSNRAFVAYMTRKDAERAMAALDGKVIMGFEMKLGWGKPARIPPQPLYTSVAIRATPPPPSGLPFNAQPRDRFRNDFTKPLGNSKEDLDKTLSEAVVKVVIPTERNLLFLIHRMIEFVVREGHVFEAIIMNKEKNNPDYKFLFDNKSQDHVYYRWKLFSILQGETPQKWRTTDFRMFRGGSIWRPPVLNNYSQRVEDSTVEDEAPAEEEVKKGQLRTEHRQRLETLLRELTPSREYIANAMLYCLDRADAAEEVVGHITESFSSLQTPLQKKIATLYLVSDVLHNSCAKVAGASYYRKFFESKLMQIFGDLNVAHKNIQARLQAEQFKQRVMSCFRAWEDWAIYPGPYLIHLQNIFLGYVKAVDEQTVTTERLSSDVDGAPMDGTPLDGLPLDRVHVDDIDGCPMGWDPLDSVAIDDIDGVPLGATTDDIDGMPLDQSNVSRSAVPLSKWERTGAIGEFSQAKMKSKWDMVVEQDGENKVNACMNSKEGKEDSDSDSSDDSSNSPKYNNADIQSSLRGVQMSESKRKRLRELEVKVMKIQDELESGKRPMKPGMSIQKQVEQYRNKLLQKEFEKDEDKNETSTSKSQDKSKDDRRDKERSKRSEDRDSRQRWSKDPDDQPRKSRSISPLKTKSPKGSKRSKSRSRSPHRSHKKKKKSKQ, encoded by the exons ATGGCAGACAGAAAGGGACATCCTGTCACTCCAGCCAAAACACTCACAAAGAAAGACCAAAAAGAGCTCAAGAAAAAG gaggaggaaaaaacagcAGAGGTCTTTGAAGAGTTCTTGGCATCCTTTGAGTCCAGTGAGAAAAAGAGACTGAAAAGTTTTGTTCGTGGGGGGATCGCGAACGCAACCAAAG aggaggaagcagcagaTATCACGAAAGGCAAACTCTATCGGCCGAGTACAAAGTATGTCCCCGCATCCCAACAAGTCTCTCCAGTATCACCATCTGAAAGCAAAAAGACT acatttaaaagGAAAGcagatgaaaagaagaagagcaacCTCGAACTCTTCAAAGAAGAACTTAAGAT AATACAAGAAGAGCGTGAGGAAAGACATCGAAGGAAGAAAAATGATCCCGGAGGAGGACGAGAAGGACCAGGAGGAGGGCGAGGGTTTGGAGATCTGGACTTGTCGTTGTTAGGACGATCAG CCTTATATGATGACTTAAATGTACCAACCACCACCAACATCTACATCAATTCCATCAGCCCGAAG atgaacgAGGAGATCCTTTGTAAAGAGTTTGCTAAGTATGGCCCTTTGGCCAGTGTGAAGATCATGTGGCCCCGAACAGATGACGAGCGCTGCAGGACCTCAAACCGAGCCTTTGTGGCTTACATGACCCGTAAAGATGCAGAGAGAGCCATGGCTGCACTTGACG GCAAAGTGATCATGGGCTTTGAAATGAAGCTGGGTTGGGGTAAACCAGCTCGCATCCCACCTCAGCCTCTCTACACATCAGTGGCAATCAGAGCCACACCGCCACCCCCATCCGGGCTGCCTTTCAATGCTCAGCCAAGGGATCGCTTCCGTAATGATTTCACCAAGCCACTGGGCAACTCCAAAGAGGATCTGGACAAG ACTCTGTCCGAAGCTGTAGTCAAAGTGGTTATCCCAACCGAAAG GAATCTATTGTTCCTCATTCACAGGATGATAGAGTTTGTGGTGCGTGAAGGCCATGTGTTCGAAGCCATAATAATGAACAAGGAGAAAAACAATCCAGATTATAA GTTCCTTTTTGACAACAAAAGCCAGGATCATGTATACTATCGCTGGAAACTCTTCTCCATCCTCCag GGAGAGACCCCTCAAAAATGGAGAACCACAGATTTTCGTATGTTCCGCGGCGGCTCCATCTGGAGACCCCCTGTCTTAAACAATTACTCTCAGAGAGTCGAGGATAGCACGGTGGAGGATGAAGCCCCTGCCGAGGAAGAGGTTAAGAAAGGGCAGCTCAGAACTGA GCACAGACAGAGGCTGGAGACTTTGCTCAGAGAGCTCACTCCAAGCAGAGAGTATATAGCCAATGCCATGCTGTACTGTCTGGATCGAGCGGATGCAGCAGAGGAAGTGGTGGGACACATCACCGAGAGCTTTTCCTCGCTTCAGACTCCTCTCCAGAAGAAG ATTGCCACGTTGTACCTCGTGTCAGATGTTTTGCACAACTCCTGTGCAAAAGTAGCCGGAGCATCATATTATCGTAAATT TTTTGAGTCAAAGTTAATGCAGATATTTGGAGATCTTAACGTGGCTCACAAAAACATACAAGCCAGGCTGCAAGCTGAACAGTTTAAG CAACGGGTCATGAGTTGTTTTAGAGCTTGGGAGGACTGGGCCATATACCCAGGGCCTTATCTGATCCACCTTCAGAATATCTTTCTGGGCTATGTTAAAGCGGTGGATGAGCAGACAGTCACAACAGAG AGACTGTCCTCTGATGTCGATGGTGCGCCGATGGACGGCACACCCCTAGATGGGTTACCTTTGGACAGAGTTCATGTGGATGACATCGACGGCTGCCCAATGGGCTGGGACCCTCTGGATTCCGTTGCTATTGACGACATAGACGGAGTTCCCTTGGGAGCCACCACAGACGATATCGATGGGATGCCCT TGGATCAGAGTAATGTTTCTCGCTCTGCAGTGCCTTTGTCTAAATGGGAGAGGACAGGGGCTATTGGAGAATTTTCTCAAG CCAAAATGAAGTCAAAGTGGGACATGGTGGTCGAGCAAGATGGCGAAAACAAAGTGAATGCATG TATGAACTCaaaagaaggaaaggaggacTCAGACAGCGACAGTAGTGACGACTCATCCAATTCACCCAAGTATAACAACGCAGACATCCAGAGCTCCCTGAGAGGTGTCCAAATGTCTGAGAGCAAAAGGAAAAGGTTGCGAGAGCTAGAG GTAAAGGTTATGAAGATCCAAGATGAGTTGGAATCTGGAAAGCGGCCGATGAAGCCTGGGATGAGCATTCAGAAACAAGTGGAGCAATACAGGAACAAACTGCTCCAGAAA GAGTTtgaaaaagatgaagacaaGAATGAGACATCGACGTCAAAGTCCCAAGACAAGTCAAAGGATGACAGAAGGGACAAAGAAAGGAGCAAAAGAAGTGAAGACAGGGACAGCAGACAACGATGGAGTAAAGATCCAGATGACCAGCCCAGAAAATCAAGGAGCATCTCTCCCTTAAA AACAAAGTCTCCAAAAGGGTCCAAACGTTCCAAATCCAGGTCACGGTCGCCACATCGCTcccataaaaagaaaaagaagagcaaGCAATGA